The stretch of DNA CGCCGGGCGAAGGCGCGGTCGGCTGGTGCAAGCCGCGCAGCGAATGGCCGGCGCAGGCGCTGCGTGTGAAGGTCAGCTTCGTCAACGGCGAAGCGGTCGCGCTCGACGGCGAGAAGATGGACGGCCACAAGATGCTGGCCAAGCTCAATGGCCTGTTCGCGCAGTACGGCGTCGGCCGTGGCTTGTACACCGGCGACACCACGATCGGCCTGAAGGGCCGCATCATTTTCGAAGCACCGGGCCTGACCGCGCTGCTGACCGCGCACCGCGCGCTGGAAGAAGCGGTGCTGAGCAAGCAGCAGAACCGCTTCAAGCCGGACGTGGCACGCAAGTGGGTGGAGCTGGTGTACGAAGGCTTCTTCCACGATCCGCTCAAGACCGACCTGGAAGCGTTCCTGGAGTCGAGCCAGTCGACCGTCAATGGCGACGTCGTGCTGGAAACGCAGGGCGGGCTGGTCAGCGCGGTGGCGATCGAGTCCAAGCACATCCTCAATGCCAAGGGCGCGACCTACGCGCAGGCGGCGGACTGGGGCGTGGCCGAGGCCGAGGGCTTCATCAAGCTGTTCGGCATGAGCAGCACGCTGTGGGCCGAGATC from Lysobacter arenosi encodes:
- a CDS encoding argininosuccinate synthase, producing MSKDIVLAFSGGLDTSFCVPYLKERGWNVHTVFADTGGVDAEERAFIEERAAELGVASHVTVDGGPAIWEGFVKPFVWAGEGYQGQYPLLVSDRYLIVEAALKRCEELGTKAIAHGCTGMGNDQVRFDLAVKALGDYEIVAPIREIQKEHTEVRAYEQKYLEERGFGVRAKQKAYTINENLLGLTMSGGEIDRWQAPGEGAVGWCKPRSEWPAQALRVKVSFVNGEAVALDGEKMDGHKMLAKLNGLFAQYGVGRGLYTGDTTIGLKGRIIFEAPGLTALLTAHRALEEAVLSKQQNRFKPDVARKWVELVYEGFFHDPLKTDLEAFLESSQSTVNGDVVLETQGGLVSAVAIESKHILNAKGATYAQAADWGVAEAEGFIKLFGMSSTLWAEINRK